From a region of the Alnus glutinosa chromosome 1, dhAlnGlut1.1, whole genome shotgun sequence genome:
- the LOC133882227 gene encoding protein phosphatase 2C 70 yields MAMLEIIVGALLLMLLLTLLLFIILALKPWRFFSSSSRSRTIKVGDLDRPLVSDDVDLIQNQINELPRDHDLEGACPQNEGHFRSPRNYGLVHKQRLPTGSPHITEGDSFALDLISDRPEDVLVGQTLKRPLAPDQLAEVLKHGRQSLEDDRFQEFVHKDILDQRSCLTLEVISGPSRGLCCSVQSINTSKLPLTLGRVSPSDLVLKDSEVSGKHAMINWNLNKMKWELVDMGSLNGTLLNSRPINHPDSGSRHWGDPIELASGDIITLGTTSQLYVRITSQSECQIPFGVGVASDPMALRRGGKKFPMEDVCYYQWPLPGTDQFGLFGICDGHGGAGAAKYASKILPEMVSATLSDSLKRESVLSLCDASDILRDAFSQTEACMNHYYEGCTATVLLVWADGDENFFVQCANVGDSACVMNVDGKQIKMTEDHRITSYSERVRIEETGEPLKDGETRLCGLNLARMLGDKFLKQQDPRFSSEPYISQVVRIDRASGAFALLASDGFWDVISVKKATQLVLQTRERHSTDEDSAENIANFLLSEARTLRTKDNTSIIFLDFDTTRISCKVDS; encoded by the exons ATGGCGATGCTAGAGATCATTGTCGGTGCCCTACTCCTTATGCTGCTTCTGACCCTCCTTCTTTTCATCATCCTCGCCTTGAAGCCATGGcgcttcttctcctcctcctctcgtTCCCGCACCATCAAG GTTGGTGACCTAGATAGGCCCCTTGTTTCGGATGATGTGGATCTCATCcaaaaccaaatcaatgaaTTGCCAAGGGATCATGATCTAGAGGGGGCATGTCCTCAGAATGAAGGGCATTTCCGCTCACCCCGGAATTATGGACTTGTTCACAAACAGAGGCTTCCCACTGGGTCTCCTCATATAACTGAAG GTGATAGCTTCGCTCTAGACCTAATATCTGATCGTCCAGAAGATGTTTTGGTTGGTCAGACGCTGAAGCGTCCTTTGGCACCAGACCAATTAGCGGAAGTTCTAAAACATGGTAGACAGAGTTTGGAAGATGATAGATTTCAAGAGTTTGTGCACAAGGATATTCTAGATCAAA GAAGCTGCCTCACCCTGGAGGTTATATCTGGTCCATCTCGTGGGCTTTGTTGTTCTGTACAGTCAATAAATACCTCTAAGCTTCCGCTGACCCTTGGAAGAGTTTCTCCAAGTGATTTAGTATTGAAGGATTCAGAGGTGTCAGGGAAGCATGCGATGATAAACTGGAATTTGAAT AAGATGAAGTGGGAGCTTGTAGATATGGGTAGCCTCAATGGAACACTTTTAAATTCACGGCCAATCAACCATCCAGATTCTGGAAGTAGACATTGGGGTGACCCGATTGAGCTTGCAAGTGGAGACATAATAACTCTTGGCACAACCTCACAATTATAT GTTCGCATTACATCTCAAAGTGAGTGTCAGATTCCCTTTGGAGTTGGTGTGGCATCAGATCCAATGGCTTTGCGTAGAGGAGGAAAGAAGTTTCCGATGGAAGATGTGTGCTACTATCAATGGCCTCTTCCTGGGACGGACCAG TTTGGTTTGTTTGGCATCTGTGATGGACATGGTGGAGCAGGGGCTGCCAAATATGCTAGCAA AATTCTACCTGAGATGGTTTCTGCCACTTTGTCGGATTCTCTAAAAAGGGAGAGTGTTTTATCACTATGTGACGCTTCAGATATTCTGAGGGATGCATTTTCCCAGACAGAAGCATGCATGAATCATTATTATGAG GGTTGTACTGCAACGGTGCTTCTGGTATGGGCTGATGGTGATGAAAATTTCTTTGTGCAATGTGCAAATGTTGGGGATTCAGCTTGTGTTATGAA TGTTGATGGGAAGCAGATTAAGATGACTGAAGACCATAGGATAACCAGTTATTCTGAAAGAGTCCGAATTGAAGAAACAGGAGAACCACTGAAAGATGGGGAAACTCGTCTCTGTG GTTTGAATCTTGCTCGGATGCTTGGAGACAAATTTCTTAAACAGCAGGATCCCCGCTTCAGTTCAGAGCCTTATATAAGTCAAGTTGTACGTATTGATCGAGCAAGTGGGGCATTTGCACTATTGGCAAG TGATGGGTTTTGGGATGTCATTAGTGTGAAGAAGGCAACACAGCTAGTCCTTCAG ACAAGGGAGAGACACTCGACGGATGAGGATTCAGCAGAGAATATTGCTAATTTTTTGTTGAGTGAGGCTAGAACACTGCGAACAAAGGATAACACCTCTATAATTTTCTTAGATTTTGACACCACTAGAATCTCATGTAAAGTTGACTCTTGA